AGGTAACATGTTAAACGGGCTTGGTTTTTCGGTGGTTAGCCAGCGGGCCTCACCGGAATCACCATGCCAGTAGATAACGCGCTCCACCACATCCGCTTGGTCCTGGACCACGGGAGATAGCCGATGCCAAACATTCGGGTCGTAGAAGCGCAAAAGGCCCTGTCGTTGCCCATCGAAGCGTACTTTCAGACGCGTTCTTAACCATTTCGTGACGGACTCGAGTCCTTCTGACGACTCCAGAATCAGGCCCGTTAATCGTCCCTCTTTCAGTCCTTTCAGCGCCCACTGGTATTCAGGGCTACTCTGGTTTGCTTCCAGGACAACGGGGCTTTCAGCCAGGTATTGCTGCCAGTCTGTTTCAGCAAACAGGTACACCCACTTCGGGTTGTCTGCCTGCTCATACAAAGACCGCACAACCGGTGGATTCTGGCGGACTTCCAACACCAGGTAACGCACTTTGTCAGATGAAGACTTTGGTAATGCCATGGACCGTCTCCCTCCTATTATGCCGACTGACTCTTGCCACAGGGGCAGTTCCCAAGCGGACATGAACCATCAGGTTGTTGCTGGCACTGTTCAACAATGGCCGTTCCCTGCATGCGTGCCTGCTTGAGGCGATGGGCAACGATGGCTTTCGGCTGAGCATCCAGACGTTGATCGACTTCCGCCAACGCCACCGGCGCCACAACCCCGCCTGCAGCGGTCACCAACCCAGGCCTCTCCGGCACCTGCACTTTCTGCCCACTGCCCTTGCCGCCAGCGCCACCAGCGTTCATCTTGATGCTCGCGCCACCCAAGGCCACGCCGCTGGGGTCGATCTTTACGAAGCTGCCGCCGGCCTTGAGGGTGATTTCAGCGCCGGCTTCGATCACCGCTTTCTGGCCGGCTTTGATATGCAGTTCGGTGCCCGAGTCACTGAGCCAGGCGGTGCCCGCTTTCAGGTGCAGGGTGCCGGTGACGTTGAAGCTGTGGTCTTTGCCGGTTTGTTCGCGCTTTTCGCCGTCCACGGTATGGTGGCTGTTGCCTTTGGTGTGGCTGAAGCGGTTGTTTTCCACCGTCAGGTGACTGTCGTTCTTGATGACTTCGGTGCGGTTGTTTTCGGTCAGCAGGTCCAGGTCTTTCTGGGCATGGACGTAGATCTGTTCCTGGTCCGCTTCGTCTTCGAAGCGCAGTTCGTTGCTGCCTTCACCCTTATGGGTCTTGGTTTTCAGGGTGGTTCTGGTTTTGTGTTCCGGCAGCGCGTACGGCGGTGTGTTGGTGGCGTGGTAAGTCCTGCCGGTAATAATGGGCTGGTCCGGGTCGCCGTCCAGGAAGGAAACTATTACTTCATTGCCGATTCTGGGCAGGGCCATAAAGCCGTATTGGCCGCCAGCCCAGCCTTGGGCTACGCGTAGCCAGGCGCTGGAGTGTTCGTCGTTCTTTGAATAGCGGTCCCAGGGGAATCTCACTTTCACTCGGCCGTACTGGTCACAGTGGATCTCTTCACCCTCGGGGCCGGTGACGATGGCCATCTGGGGGCCGTCCATCATGGGTTTGTGTTCGCACAGGGGCCGCCAGATTTTATCGGCCGGGATGGCGGTGAAGTCGTTGTGGTAGCTGGTGGGTTCGCTGCCACCCTCTTCTTCCATGGCCTGGGGCTGTTTGCCGGTGTGGGTGATGGCGGTCAGCAGCCATTCCCGGTTCAGGCTCTGGCTGTCGTGGTCCTGCAGTTCCACTTTGGCGCCGGGGGTAAAGTCCGGGCGGTTGCTTTCGCCCTTGGCCAGGGAGGCGTCGTTTCTCAGGGCGTCCAGTCTGGCCTGGGTGAAAGGCTGGCCACTGGCGTCGACTTTGTAGCGGCCGGGGTAGTCGTAGTGCTGGTAATCTTCACGGTGACTTACCTCACCTGCACTGTGCTCGTGCATCAGGGCGTAGGCGGGGTTC
The window above is part of the Marinobacter sp. THAF197a genome. Proteins encoded here:
- a CDS encoding DUF4123 domain-containing protein; the encoded protein is MALPKSSSDKVRYLVLEVRQNPPVVRSLYEQADNPKWVYLFAETDWQQYLAESPVVLEANQSSPEYQWALKGLKEGRLTGLILESSEGLESVTKWLRTRLKVRFDGQRQGLLRFYDPNVWHRLSPVVQDQADVVERVIYWHGDSGEARWLTTEKPSPFNMLPVPTLNESQWQALNTVIA
- a CDS encoding type VI secretion system Vgr family protein; its protein translation is MPQASGLQFTARVGEFPSDHFSVVGFKLAEELSSLFHGRLELASTDPEVAAADVLEQPVDLVVWQDGQPLRRFTGVVNEFVRGNTGHRRTAYEVVIQPPAWRLGLMHNSRIFQTQTTDAIVRTLLEERGIIDTVFDFKRPPEEREYCVQHRESDLQFINRLAAEEGWHYRYQHGSVDGEEQPALIIADHHGDAPKLDPVPCNTQAGGSSKQACVFSFAYEERIKASSVAMKDYTFKNPAYALMHEHSAGEVSHREDYQHYDYPGRYKVDASGQPFTQARLDALRNDASLAKGESNRPDFTPGAKVELQDHDSQSLNREWLLTAITHTGKQPQAMEEEGGSEPTSYHNDFTAIPADKIWRPLCEHKPMMDGPQMAIVTGPEGEEIHCDQYGRVKVRFPWDRYSKNDEHSSAWLRVAQGWAGGQYGFMALPRIGNEVIVSFLDGDPDQPIITGRTYHATNTPPYALPEHKTRTTLKTKTHKGEGSNELRFEDEADQEQIYVHAQKDLDLLTENNRTEVIKNDSHLTVENNRFSHTKGNSHHTVDGEKREQTGKDHSFNVTGTLHLKAGTAWLSDSGTELHIKAGQKAVIEAGAEITLKAGGSFVKIDPSGVALGGASIKMNAGGAGGKGSGQKVQVPERPGLVTAAGGVVAPVALAEVDQRLDAQPKAIVAHRLKQARMQGTAIVEQCQQQPDGSCPLGNCPCGKSQSA